From Myxosarcina sp. GI1, the proteins below share one genomic window:
- a CDS encoding YaaW family protein, with protein sequence MDELNSVLELATEEELQQITQILFRRRFNPLDYWQTPEPIYVQSQDWDSWLTSLDRRFRYLAADGFTVLRNRTQELSYRQILIQVCHYLKIPYSQQMNTTNIEAEIFLHLVSKAWDKLPAEEQLSLQQKIGTSLATANPPEALPVQLQHDPLKILLKGSSIFAVNSLLKTWLLKHIAQQFAIHFATYQTAKAALIKGGTVAVAGLQSQLALQTAKRGMAVNAARYGVTRSVFGLIGPIMWGYFVADLGWKAIATNYSRVIPIIFTLAQIRLTRGEYWATA encoded by the coding sequence TTGGACGAACTAAATTCAGTACTGGAATTGGCTACAGAAGAAGAATTGCAGCAGATCACCCAGATTCTGTTTCGTCGTCGCTTTAATCCTTTAGATTATTGGCAAACGCCCGAACCTATTTACGTTCAAAGTCAAGATTGGGATTCTTGGCTCACTTCATTAGATCGGCGATTTCGCTATCTTGCTGCCGATGGTTTTACTGTATTGCGAAACCGAACTCAAGAATTGTCTTATCGACAAATACTGATCCAGGTTTGTCATTATCTCAAGATTCCCTATTCTCAGCAGATGAATACTACCAATATTGAAGCGGAAATATTTTTGCATTTGGTAAGTAAAGCTTGGGATAAACTACCTGCTGAGGAACAATTGTCTCTACAACAAAAAATTGGTACATCTTTGGCGACAGCCAATCCACCTGAAGCTTTACCCGTTCAGCTACAGCACGATCCCCTCAAGATTTTGCTTAAGGGCAGCAGTATTTTTGCCGTCAATTCTCTACTTAAAACTTGGCTGTTAAAACACATTGCCCAGCAGTTTGCCATCCATTTTGCTACCTACCAAACCGCTAAAGCAGCATTAATTAAAGGGGGAACGGTAGCGGTTGCAGGACTGCAAAGTCAGTTAGCCTTGCAGACAGCAAAACGAGGTATGGCGGTGAATGCAGCGCGTTACGGGGTGACTAGAAGTGTGTTTGGTCTGATTGGTCCGATAATGTGGGGCTACTTTGTTGCCGATTTGGGCTGGAAGGCGATCGCTACTAATTATAGTCGCGTAATTCCGATTATTTTCACCCTGGCGCAAATACGCTTGACTCGCGGCGAATATTGGGCAACGGCTTAA
- a CDS encoding serine/threonine-protein kinase: MVTNLLDLSEHQYRIESELGNNREGGRITWKATNLATEELVAIKQFCFATADSTWSGYRAYEREIELLSKLEHSGIPKFIDSLETDNGFCLIQEYIDAPNLSDFRQLNLEETKQVLLQILDILIYLQQQNPSVFHRDLKPENILIGNRLHVYLVDFGFASLGDKEASVSSILRGTPGFMPPEQISKPTTASDLYSLGVTAICLLTGKKSWEISELASEDNPYQLQFKSHLPPLNRQFVSWLDKMVQPQANKRFADAATAKAALEAIALQPSENSSIVKVNLDRLLLATKPTFSLNRPTKKAVLGTFTLAGLSAFGVAAVNFALHHLDRTTVNLAIFLLSVVVITAIELAATTIAATEETTSRSAITIAVAIPVLLVIIAAIVLGKQPAVAISTAIAIAEIFNLSYCLRQHLFEGDSLLTIAYFLTTIFIGVGVGFELFL, encoded by the coding sequence ATGGTAACTAATCTTCTCGACCTAAGCGAACATCAATATCGCATTGAAAGTGAATTAGGAAATAATCGAGAGGGAGGACGTATTACTTGGAAAGCTACCAATTTGGCTACAGAAGAACTGGTAGCTATCAAACAGTTTTGCTTTGCAACGGCTGATTCGACTTGGTCTGGTTATCGAGCATACGAACGTGAAATAGAACTGCTCTCAAAATTAGAACATTCTGGTATTCCTAAGTTTATCGATAGTTTGGAAACCGATAATGGTTTTTGTTTAATTCAAGAATATATAGACGCACCAAACTTAAGTGATTTTCGACAGTTAAACTTAGAAGAAACCAAGCAGGTTTTATTGCAAATTTTAGATATTTTAATTTATCTCCAGCAGCAAAATCCCTCCGTATTTCATCGCGATCTCAAACCAGAAAACATTTTAATCGGCAATCGCCTACACGTCTATTTGGTTGACTTTGGCTTTGCTAGCTTGGGTGATAAAGAAGCTTCTGTAAGCAGCATCCTCAGAGGAACACCAGGATTTATGCCCCCAGAGCAAATATCTAAGCCTACTACCGCTTCAGATCTTTATAGTTTAGGTGTTACAGCTATTTGTTTGCTAACAGGAAAAAAAAGTTGGGAGATTAGCGAACTAGCTAGTGAAGATAATCCCTATCAGCTTCAGTTTAAATCTCATTTACCTCCCTTAAACCGTCAATTTGTAAGCTGGCTGGACAAAATGGTGCAGCCACAGGCTAACAAACGCTTTGCAGATGCAGCTACAGCTAAAGCCGCTTTAGAAGCGATCGCGCTACAGCCAAGTGAAAATAGTAGTATTGTCAAAGTCAATTTAGATCGCCTATTGCTAGCTACTAAACCTACTTTTTCTCTTAACCGTCCTACAAAAAAAGCTGTCTTAGGTACGTTTACTCTGGCAGGTTTGAGTGCCTTTGGCGTTGCTGCGGTTAATTTTGCCCTCCATCATCTCGATCGCACTACCGTTAATTTGGCAATTTTTTTACTCTCAGTGGTAGTAATTACCGCGATCGAGTTAGCCGCTACTACCATTGCCGCTACTGAGGAAACGACGAGCAGATCGGCTATAACTATAGCCGTTGCCATACCAGTGTTGTTAGTAATTATTGCCGCGATCGTACTAGGCAAACAACCAGCAGTAGCGATTTCAACCGCAATTGCGATCGCCGAAATATTTAATTTAAGCTATTGTTTGCGGCAACATTTGTTTGAGGGAGATAGCCTGTTAACCATAGCTTATTTCCTCACCACCATTTTTATCGGAGTTGGTGTAGGATTTGAGTTATTTTTATAA
- a CDS encoding O-antigen ligase, with product MNNRRPKLDWVWRCLQFSVLALPLFPALGEVGLAVVLVWVWRSRYRQIIRFPLNWGLAVLSIWLIVCSLFAYRPLESWLGLANFLPFFALFAALNVLIKRSHQLRQLARLLVIPSPAIVILGLGQLYLGWQTPSWWQTIFGWGLVAVGEPAGRMSSVFIYANFLAVYLTTAFTLCLGLWLETWQRWRSKRTSRSGWILFALTAILLINSVGLVLTSSRNAWGIAFFSAIAFAMYAGWRWLVGSIAAIVTVICWAAFVPNWGGIWWRKIVPVFIWARLSDRMYPDRPVETLRLTQWRFCWNLIKERPVIGWGLRNFTPLYEAKMNVWFGHPHSLPLMLATETGIVGTLLLLSIVGWVMAKAIWLLKEPKKTIVSGEHSILFTYMVAFSGIILFNLFDVTIFDLRVNTIGWILFSAISGVVFKSERSSDRSVR from the coding sequence GTGAATAATAGACGACCAAAATTAGATTGGGTTTGGAGATGTTTGCAGTTTAGCGTTTTAGCGTTGCCGTTGTTTCCTGCTTTGGGAGAGGTAGGATTAGCGGTAGTTTTGGTTTGGGTTTGGCGATCGCGCTATCGTCAAATAATTAGGTTTCCACTCAATTGGGGATTGGCAGTTTTAAGTATCTGGCTGATTGTTTGTTCGCTCTTTGCTTATCGTCCTCTGGAATCTTGGCTGGGTTTGGCAAACTTTTTACCTTTTTTTGCCTTATTTGCAGCTTTAAACGTATTGATAAAGAGATCGCACCAGTTAAGACAGTTAGCTAGATTGCTAGTTATTCCTTCTCCAGCAATAGTTATTTTAGGTTTGGGACAACTATATCTTGGCTGGCAGACTCCTTCCTGGTGGCAGACTATTTTTGGCTGGGGTTTGGTTGCTGTAGGGGAACCAGCAGGAAGAATGTCATCGGTGTTTATTTATGCTAATTTTTTAGCCGTTTATCTAACGACCGCTTTTACTCTCTGTTTGGGACTGTGGCTGGAAACCTGGCAGCGGTGGCGATCGAAAAGAACTTCTAGATCTGGCTGGATCTTATTTGCACTGACGGCGATCTTACTTATTAATAGCGTTGGCTTAGTACTAACTAGCTCTCGTAATGCCTGGGGAATAGCTTTTTTTAGCGCGATCGCCTTTGCTATGTATGCTGGCTGGCGGTGGTTGGTTGGCTCGATAGCTGCTATAGTAACTGTCATTTGTTGGGCGGCTTTTGTTCCCAATTGGGGTGGAATATGGTGGCGTAAAATCGTTCCTGTATTTATTTGGGCGAGACTTTCAGATCGCATGTATCCAGATCGCCCCGTAGAAACTTTACGTCTGACTCAGTGGCGGTTTTGCTGGAATTTGATTAAAGAACGTCCTGTAATTGGCTGGGGTTTGCGTAACTTTACCCCTCTCTACGAAGCTAAGATGAATGTTTGGTTTGGGCATCCTCATAGTTTGCCGTTGATGCTGGCGACAGAAACGGGGATAGTTGGGACTTTGTTGTTGCTATCGATTGTCGGTTGGGTAATGGCAAAAGCAATATGGTTGTTAAAAGAACCCAAAAAAACTATAGTTAGCGGCGAACATTCGATCTTGTTTACCTACATGGTGGCATTTTCAGGTATTATTTTGTTTAATTTGTTTGATGTTACGATATTCGACCTGAGAGTAAATACTATCGGTTGGATCTTATTCTCGGCTATTAGTGGCGTTGTTTTTAAGAGCGAGCGTTCTAGCGATCGCTCCGTTCGATAA
- a CDS encoding 5-formyltetrahydrofolate cyclo-ligase, with amino-acid sequence MSQLDKIALRRDLLTKRRALSIEEWQQKSLAICDRLQAWSLFTEANTVLAYFSFRQEPNLELLFSTPKRWGFPRCEQASLIWHWWQPGETLFKGKYGIQEPLIDAPLVEPSEVDLILVPTVACDRQGYRLGYGGGFYDRLLSSPQWSQIPTIGIVYDFAYLPQLPIEPWDIRLDYICTETIIERSDR; translated from the coding sequence ATGTCTCAGTTAGATAAAATCGCTCTGCGTCGCGATTTGTTAACAAAACGGCGAGCGCTTTCAATAGAAGAATGGCAACAAAAAAGTCTGGCTATATGCGATCGCCTGCAAGCTTGGTCTTTATTTACCGAAGCTAACACGGTTTTGGCATACTTCAGTTTTCGGCAAGAACCCAATTTGGAGTTGCTATTTAGTACTCCTAAAAGATGGGGTTTCCCGCGCTGCGAGCAAGCTTCTTTAATATGGCACTGGTGGCAACCTGGAGAAACCCTATTCAAGGGTAAATACGGTATTCAAGAACCGTTAATTGACGCGCCTCTAGTCGAACCTTCAGAGGTAGATTTAATTTTAGTTCCCACTGTAGCTTGCGATCGCCAAGGATATCGTTTGGGTTACGGTGGCGGGTTTTACGATCGCCTGTTAAGTTCTCCTCAATGGTCGCAGATCCCTACAATTGGCATTGTCTACGATTTTGCTTATTTACCCCAGTTACCTATAGAACCCTGGGATATTCGACTAGATTATATTTGCACCGAGACGATTATCGAACGGAGCGATCGCTAG
- a CDS encoding Uma2 family endonuclease, whose protein sequence is MSLTLAKWTIDEYHHMIETGLLDNRRVELLKGEIVEMSPEGEAHAYFSSEAEDYLRGLLGNRVTIRSGKPITLPDSSEPEPDIAVVQKLGREYLAHHPYPKNIFWLIEYANSSLEKDLNIKTKIYAEVGIKEYWVINLKKRQLIVFREPQETEYASRSTLNTGIIYSLAFPDVAIEVNAIIN, encoded by the coding sequence ATGTCTTTAACATTAGCTAAATGGACTATAGACGAATACCACCACATGATTGAGACGGGTTTACTAGACAATCGCCGCGTGGAATTACTAAAAGGGGAGATCGTTGAAATGTCGCCTGAAGGGGAAGCCCACGCATATTTTAGTAGTGAAGCAGAAGATTATTTAAGAGGTTTACTTGGTAATCGCGTTACAATTCGCTCTGGCAAACCAATTACACTTCCCGACAGCAGCGAACCCGAACCAGATATTGCAGTCGTTCAAAAGTTAGGACGAGAATATTTAGCTCATCATCCCTATCCCAAAAATATTTTTTGGTTAATAGAATATGCCAACTCTAGTTTGGAAAAAGACTTGAATATAAAAACCAAAATTTATGCAGAGGTAGGGATTAAAGAATACTGGGTGATAAATCTAAAAAAAAGACAGCTAATTGTATTTAGAGAACCACAAGAAACCGAATACGCTTCAAGATCGACTTTAAATACGGGAATAATTTATTCTCTAGCATTTCCCGATGTTGCTATTGAAGTAAATGCAATTATTAATTAG
- a CDS encoding tetratricopeptide repeat protein: MSEATEAEMLKLAEQHIKDNRLDEAGQIYRQILDRQPETCEALYGLGLIAQKIENFSTAEQIFRQALSIQPNSLKILFSLGNLYYAVTNLPKAEACYSKILELQPNLVAVYNNLGYVRQLQGKVAEAIACYQQALSIQPNCIEAEVNLSGLLHLQDELSLDERAYYAAKSNKLGLTRKAAGEPKTAIAYYQQAIALQPDLAIAHYNLAVVLQERGKLEEAIACYEKVLEYEPEAANIHYAIGNLLQQQDRGKAASDCYQQAMKVRFSSLEIIRHSPYDNIYYCCTQKTASQWFRSIFDDPTFYKYTGLVTHPYVQLGLRYASFDRALPDKTIGTHLYIDYPTYSGIAKPANYKTFFVLRDPRDAVISWYFSAKYSHLLISVIPKLRQDLEKLDFSDGLRYIIDRLEEFGYFETQRSWMNIDEDENKIAIFRYEDLVSSNYSFLKKLFSYLKIAMPEEELRTLWERNKFEKLTRGRKHGEEDINSHYRKGIVGDWKNYFDSSTLNYFQQVTGNLVEVLGYSDSTTNNEQ; encoded by the coding sequence ATGTCCGAAGCAACAGAAGCCGAAATGCTTAAGCTTGCAGAGCAACATATAAAAGATAATCGCCTTGATGAGGCAGGGCAAATTTATCGACAAATTCTCGACCGTCAGCCTGAAACTTGTGAGGCTCTTTACGGACTGGGACTGATAGCTCAAAAAATTGAAAATTTCTCAACCGCAGAGCAAATATTTCGCCAGGCTCTGAGCATTCAACCCAACTCTCTTAAAATATTGTTTAGTTTGGGCAATCTTTATTACGCTGTAACTAATTTACCAAAAGCCGAAGCGTGCTACTCTAAAATTTTAGAACTTCAACCTAATTTAGTCGCCGTATACAATAACTTAGGTTACGTCCGTCAACTGCAAGGTAAAGTAGCAGAAGCTATTGCTTGCTATCAACAAGCTTTGAGTATTCAACCCAACTGTATAGAAGCAGAAGTTAATTTGTCTGGTTTACTTCATCTCCAAGATGAACTATCGCTAGATGAACGAGCATACTATGCCGCAAAAAGTAACAAACTAGGTTTGACTCGAAAAGCCGCAGGAGAACCTAAGACTGCTATAGCTTATTATCAACAGGCGATCGCTTTACAGCCAGATCTAGCTATCGCCCATTACAATTTGGCGGTAGTACTACAAGAACGAGGTAAGCTAGAAGAAGCGATCGCCTGCTATGAAAAGGTTTTAGAGTACGAGCCTGAAGCAGCAAATATACATTACGCGATTGGCAATTTACTGCAACAACAAGATAGAGGCAAGGCAGCGAGCGATTGCTATCAACAAGCCATGAAGGTTAGGTTCTCTAGTCTCGAAATTATTCGACATTCGCCTTATGACAATATTTACTATTGTTGTACCCAAAAAACAGCGAGTCAATGGTTTAGATCTATCTTCGACGACCCAACTTTCTATAAGTATACTGGTTTGGTAACTCATCCTTACGTTCAGTTGGGACTGCGGTATGCTTCATTCGATCGAGCTTTGCCTGATAAAACAATTGGCACCCATTTATATATAGACTATCCAACTTATTCGGGTATTGCCAAACCAGCAAATTATAAAACATTTTTTGTGTTGAGAGATCCTAGAGATGCCGTTATTTCCTGGTATTTTTCCGCTAAATATTCACATTTATTAATCAGCGTCATCCCTAAATTACGCCAAGATCTTGAAAAACTAGACTTTAGTGATGGTTTGAGATATATTATCGATCGCTTAGAGGAGTTTGGCTACTTTGAGACTCAAAGGTCTTGGATGAATATTGACGAGGATGAAAATAAGATCGCTATTTTCCGTTATGAGGATTTGGTCAGCAGCAATTATTCTTTTCTGAAAAAACTGTTTAGCTATTTAAAAATTGCAATGCCAGAAGAGGAACTGCGAACTCTGTGGGAAAGAAATAAATTTGAAAAATTAACCAGAGGACGCAAACATGGCGAAGAAGATATTAACAGCCACTATCGCAAAGGAATAGTAGGTGATTGGAAAAATTATTTCGATAGTTCTACCCTCAATTACTTTCAGCAAGTAACGGGAAACTTAGTAGAAGTGTTAGGCTATTCAGATTCAACAACGAACAATGAACAATGA